One part of the Mycolicibacterium aromaticivorans JS19b1 = JCM 16368 genome encodes these proteins:
- a CDS encoding CDGSH iron-sulfur domain-containing protein has product MSDAEPRVVRIVSGGPMMVQGPVRIEMPDGSVVESDRFMVAICMCKRSKTYPLCDTSHRRRRRTGDGESSATERPA; this is encoded by the coding sequence GTGAGCGACGCCGAACCCCGGGTGGTCCGGATCGTCAGCGGCGGCCCCATGATGGTGCAGGGGCCGGTCCGGATCGAGATGCCCGACGGCTCTGTCGTCGAGTCCGACCGCTTCATGGTGGCCATCTGTATGTGCAAGCGCAGCAAGACCTATCCGCTGTGCGACACCAGCCATCGTCGTCGCCGGCGTACCGGCGACGGCGAATCTTCAGCTACTGAGCGGCCGGCGTAG
- a CDS encoding alpha/beta hydrolase: MAAGVFVGRIGGLAAALGVGAGIALTAQAVAWADTGSASAGPSSSAASTKNTFASSARQKPLPVTKSQALSVVSNPVRITSTLPAPKTPNVVAVALSVLGAARRGNQDVVSPALAAEKANATTSLVVNPTTYAVAHASSARATATAQAAAVEAVPPVDESLYSGPPPTIFQRAVVAGLRVINFVTKTFNLPFSLSGTSAQIPFFTDGKPDFFLLSGITAQKTEYEGMAVWTLTPRDPSGQYVVAIHGGSFIGQISIFHWWTYTDMARDTHATIVVPLYTLAPVGTAATDIPVMADFIGAQIAAHGSDNVSVMGDSAGGTIALAALQEIVKRNGTQPHRLLLLAPALDLSDTFPNPVDDPLLGNPHDGHDNNLLTWAGDLAANDPVVSPIFGSLSGLPPTTVYSSSRDLLTQQALRLRDKATAAGADFTFVLRTGQFHDWTIFAPLPDAYRERAGIYRALGL, translated from the coding sequence ATGGCAGCAGGCGTGTTCGTCGGACGAATCGGTGGGCTTGCCGCTGCCCTCGGGGTGGGTGCGGGCATAGCGTTGACCGCGCAGGCTGTCGCGTGGGCGGACACCGGATCCGCATCGGCCGGCCCGTCCTCGTCGGCGGCGTCGACCAAGAACACATTCGCGTCCAGCGCTCGACAGAAACCTCTTCCAGTAACGAAATCGCAAGCGCTGTCGGTGGTTTCGAATCCGGTGCGGATCACGTCCACACTCCCCGCGCCTAAGACGCCCAACGTCGTGGCGGTGGCACTCTCAGTTCTCGGTGCCGCACGGCGCGGCAACCAGGATGTGGTCTCGCCTGCGCTAGCAGCGGAAAAGGCAAATGCCACAACATCTTTGGTGGTAAATCCCACCACCTATGCGGTCGCCCATGCATCGTCGGCCAGGGCGACCGCGACGGCGCAGGCAGCTGCCGTCGAGGCGGTGCCGCCGGTCGACGAGAGCTTGTACAGCGGTCCGCCGCCCACGATTTTCCAGCGCGCGGTGGTGGCCGGCCTGCGCGTCATCAACTTCGTCACCAAGACCTTCAATCTGCCGTTCAGCTTGAGTGGAACCAGCGCGCAGATTCCGTTCTTCACCGACGGCAAACCAGACTTCTTCCTGCTTTCCGGCATCACAGCGCAGAAGACGGAATACGAGGGCATGGCCGTGTGGACGCTGACGCCGCGCGATCCGAGCGGCCAGTACGTGGTGGCCATTCACGGCGGCTCGTTCATCGGCCAGATCAGCATCTTCCATTGGTGGACCTACACCGACATGGCCCGCGATACGCATGCGACGATCGTGGTCCCGCTGTATACCCTTGCGCCCGTTGGCACTGCGGCAACCGACATTCCGGTGATGGCTGACTTCATCGGCGCGCAGATCGCCGCGCACGGCTCGGACAACGTGAGCGTGATGGGGGACTCGGCCGGCGGCACCATCGCCTTGGCCGCGCTGCAGGAGATCGTCAAGCGCAACGGCACCCAGCCGCATCGCCTCCTGCTCCTGGCCCCGGCGCTCGACCTCAGTGACACGTTCCCCAATCCGGTCGACGACCCGCTGCTGGGCAACCCCCACGATGGGCATGACAACAACCTTCTGACGTGGGCGGGTGATCTTGCCGCGAATGATCCCGTCGTCAGCCCGATCTTCGGCTCGTTGAGCGGACTGCCGCCGACGACGGTCTACTCGAGCTCTCGGGATCTGCTGACCCAGCAGGCGCTGCGCTTGCGTGACAAAGCCACCGCCGCGGGTGCGGACTTCACGTTCGTGCTCAGGACGGGCCAGTTCCACGACTGGACGATCTTCGCGCCCCTGCCGGACGCCTATCGCGAGCGGGCCGGCATCTACCGAGCGCTGGGGCTGTAG
- a CDS encoding hemerythrin domain-containing protein: MDALTFLRADHEGVLGMFEVLDGAPSGEGAMDSGLGTMVTNLIIAESQHEAIEEQLFWPFVRKALDNGDELADQAIAQEQEGKKLLQRLEDGGPGEADYHKALAAFIKAGRKHIAFEQDQVWPLLHSAVGHAELEQLGQKLALAKKIAPTRPHPNTPPSSMVQQTIGSAAGIVDHARDVVTGRAGENPPDPQGR; this comes from the coding sequence GTGGATGCATTGACTTTCTTACGTGCCGACCACGAAGGTGTGCTCGGAATGTTCGAGGTGCTCGACGGTGCGCCGTCGGGTGAGGGTGCGATGGACAGCGGTCTGGGCACCATGGTGACGAACCTGATCATCGCCGAGTCCCAGCACGAGGCGATCGAGGAGCAGTTGTTCTGGCCATTCGTGCGCAAGGCGCTCGACAACGGTGACGAACTGGCCGACCAGGCGATCGCTCAGGAACAGGAGGGCAAGAAGCTGCTCCAGCGGCTGGAGGACGGTGGACCGGGCGAGGCCGATTACCACAAGGCCTTGGCGGCGTTTATCAAAGCGGGACGGAAACACATCGCTTTCGAGCAGGACCAGGTGTGGCCGCTGCTGCATTCGGCGGTCGGCCACGCCGAGCTCGAGCAGCTCGGCCAGAAGTTGGCTCTCGCCAAGAAGATCGCGCCGACGCGTCCCCATCCGAACACTCCGCCGAGTTCCATGGTCCAACAAACCATCGGGTCCGCCGCAGGTATCGTCGACCACGCGCGAGACGTTGTGACCGGTCGTGCCGGTGAGAACCCACCTGACCCGCAGGGCCGCTGA
- a CDS encoding FAD-binding dehydrogenase — MDADVIVIGAGLAGLVATHELTRRGKKVLLLDQENEANLGGQAFWSFGGLFLVDTPEQRRLGVKDSFELAWGDWSGSAQFDRVDDEDSWAVRWARAYVEFAAGEKRPWLLGHGITFLPTVGWAERGDLRADGHGNSVPRFHVAWGTGTGVVEPFVDSALAAAERGLVTFRHRHRVDELVIADGVATGVRGTVLAPDDAPRGAPSNRDRLGDFELHAQAVIVTTGGIGGNHDAVRRYWPQRMGTPPTSMITGVPAYVDGRMLDIAAGGGVRLVNRDRMWHYTEGVQNWAPIWPDHAIRILPGPSSMWFDALGRRLPQPYLPGYDTLGTLRYLRTTPEIAGYDHSWFILTQKMIEREFALSGSEQNPDITSKDRAGFLKERLFSKGAPAPVEAFKRNGADFVVADSLDELVSKMNALTPEPLLDAGLIRRQIEARDLQMANPYAKDAQVQGIRNSRRYIGDRIGRTAAPHRILDPGAGPLIGVKLHILTRKTLGGIQTDLSSRALGMDGKPIDGLYAAGEVAGFGGGGVHGYNALEGTFLGGCLFSGRAAGQAAAAAL; from the coding sequence ATGGACGCAGACGTCATCGTGATCGGCGCCGGCCTGGCCGGTCTTGTCGCCACCCACGAACTGACCAGGCGCGGTAAGAAGGTGCTGCTGCTCGACCAGGAGAACGAGGCCAACCTCGGTGGGCAGGCATTCTGGTCGTTCGGTGGCCTGTTCTTGGTCGACACCCCCGAGCAGCGCCGGCTGGGCGTGAAGGACAGCTTCGAGCTCGCCTGGGGCGACTGGTCCGGCAGTGCGCAATTCGACCGGGTCGACGACGAGGACAGCTGGGCGGTGCGTTGGGCCCGCGCCTACGTCGAGTTCGCTGCCGGTGAAAAGCGCCCCTGGCTGCTCGGGCACGGCATCACGTTCCTGCCAACCGTCGGATGGGCCGAGCGGGGTGATCTGCGCGCCGACGGGCACGGCAACTCGGTGCCGCGCTTCCACGTCGCATGGGGCACCGGCACCGGCGTGGTCGAGCCGTTCGTCGACTCCGCGCTGGCAGCCGCCGAGCGCGGGCTGGTGACCTTCCGGCACCGGCACCGGGTCGACGAACTGGTCATCGCGGACGGGGTCGCGACCGGTGTGCGGGGCACGGTGCTGGCACCCGACGACGCTCCCCGCGGCGCGCCGTCGAATCGGGACCGCCTCGGAGACTTCGAATTACACGCACAGGCTGTCATTGTGACGACCGGAGGTATCGGCGGGAACCACGACGCCGTCCGGCGGTACTGGCCGCAGCGGATGGGAACACCGCCCACGTCGATGATCACCGGCGTGCCCGCCTATGTCGACGGCCGGATGCTCGACATCGCCGCCGGCGGCGGCGTGCGGCTGGTCAACCGAGACCGGATGTGGCACTACACCGAAGGCGTTCAGAACTGGGCGCCGATCTGGCCGGACCATGCCATCCGGATCCTGCCGGGGCCGTCATCGATGTGGTTCGACGCGCTGGGCCGGCGGCTGCCCCAGCCGTACCTGCCCGGCTACGACACCCTGGGCACGTTGCGCTATCTGCGTACCACCCCGGAAATCGCCGGGTACGACCACAGCTGGTTCATCCTGACCCAGAAGATGATCGAGCGGGAGTTCGCTCTGTCGGGCTCCGAGCAGAACCCGGACATCACCAGCAAGGACCGCGCCGGGTTTCTCAAGGAGCGACTGTTCAGCAAGGGCGCGCCGGCGCCCGTGGAGGCCTTCAAGCGCAACGGAGCGGACTTCGTGGTGGCCGACAGCCTCGACGAGCTGGTGTCGAAGATGAATGCGCTGACACCTGAACCGTTACTGGATGCGGGGCTGATTCGCCGGCAGATCGAGGCGCGCGACCTGCAGATGGCGAACCCGTACGCCAAAGACGCGCAGGTTCAAGGCATTCGCAACTCGCGCCGCTACATCGGGGACCGCATCGGCCGGACCGCGGCGCCGCATCGGATCCTCGACCCGGGTGCGGGGCCGCTGATCGGGGTGAAGCTGCATATCCTGACGCGAAAAACCCTCGGCGGCATTCAGACCGATCTGTCGTCACGAGCGCTGGGAATGGACGGCAAGCCGATCGACGGTCTGTACGCGGCGGGGGAGGTCGCCGGGTTCGGCGGCGGTGGCGTGCACGGCTACAACGCGCTCGAGGGGACGTTCCTCGGTGGCTGCCTGTTCTCCGGGCGCGCCGCTGGTCAGGCGGCCGCAGCAGCGCTGTGA
- the ponA2 gene encoding transglycosylase/D,D-transpeptidase PonA2 has product MSERPPAGATIIKLAWCCLLASVILAALLFPVVGGVGLISNRASDVVANGSAQLVEGEVPAVTTMVDAKGNPIAWLYSQRRFEVPSDKIADTMKLAIVSIEDKRFAEHNGVDWKGTLTGLAGYASGDLDTRGGSTIEQQYVKNYQLLVIAQTDAEKRAAVETTPARKLREIRMALTLDKTFTKPEILTRYLNLVSFGNGAFGIQDAAQTYFGIDASQLNWQQAALLAGMVQSTSTLNPYTNPDGALARRNLVLDTMIDNVPGKADELRAAKQEPLGILPQPNELPRGCIAAGDRAFFCDYVQEYLARAGISKDQLARGGYLIKTTLDPDVQNSVKSAVDSLAAPDINGIASVMSVVLPGKNAHPVVAMVSNRTYGLNSAVGETMQPQPFSLAGDGAGSIFKIFTTAAALDMGMGISANLDAPARFEAKGLGSGGAKGCPRDTWCVQNDGNYRGSMSVTDALAQSPNTAFAKLISQVGVQRTVDMAVKLGLRSYAEPGTARPYDPETNESLADFIKRQNLGSFTLGPIQVNALELSNVAATLASGGTWCPPNPVDKLYDRNGNEVSVTTETCDQVVPEGLANTLSNALSKDAVNGTAAGSARAVGWDLPTSGKTGTTEAHRSSGFLGYTNRYAAAAYIYDDSTTPSDLCSYPLRQCSDGNLYGGNEPAKTWFTAMKPIATSFGDVALPPTDPRYVDGGPGSRVPTVSGLTQDAARTRLKESGFQVADQASPVNSTSPAGTVVGTSPGGQTIPGSIITIQISNGIPPAPPPPPPGAPPIPGVDGAPFGQTVVEIPGLPPITVPLLAPPPPPP; this is encoded by the coding sequence ATGTCGGAACGCCCGCCAGCCGGGGCCACGATCATCAAGTTGGCCTGGTGCTGCCTGTTGGCCAGCGTGATACTCGCGGCGCTCCTATTTCCCGTGGTCGGCGGCGTGGGCCTGATTTCCAACCGCGCCTCCGATGTGGTGGCCAACGGCTCGGCCCAGCTGGTCGAGGGCGAAGTGCCCGCGGTGACCACCATGGTGGATGCCAAGGGCAACCCGATCGCTTGGCTGTACTCGCAACGTCGCTTCGAGGTTCCCAGCGACAAAATCGCCGACACCATGAAGCTGGCAATCGTGTCCATCGAGGACAAGAGATTTGCCGAACATAACGGTGTCGACTGGAAAGGCACGCTCACCGGCTTGGCCGGTTACGCCTCCGGCGACCTCGACACCCGCGGCGGCTCCACGATCGAGCAGCAGTACGTCAAGAACTACCAACTGCTGGTGATCGCCCAGACCGACGCCGAGAAGCGCGCGGCCGTGGAGACCACGCCGGCCCGCAAGCTGCGGGAGATCCGGATGGCGCTCACGCTGGACAAGACGTTCACCAAGCCTGAGATCTTGACCCGCTACCTGAACCTGGTCAGCTTCGGCAACGGCGCCTTCGGCATTCAGGACGCCGCCCAGACGTACTTCGGCATCGACGCCTCACAGCTGAACTGGCAGCAAGCCGCACTGCTGGCCGGGATGGTGCAGTCGACCAGCACGCTGAACCCGTACACGAACCCCGATGGCGCGCTGGCGCGCCGCAACCTCGTGCTCGACACGATGATCGACAACGTCCCCGGCAAGGCCGATGAACTGCGAGCCGCCAAGCAGGAACCGCTCGGCATCCTGCCGCAGCCGAATGAACTGCCGCGCGGCTGCATCGCCGCCGGCGATCGCGCATTCTTCTGCGATTACGTGCAGGAATACCTCGCGCGGGCCGGGATCAGCAAGGACCAGCTCGCCCGGGGCGGCTACCTGATCAAGACCACGCTGGATCCCGATGTGCAGAATTCGGTGAAGAGCGCCGTCGACTCGCTTGCCGCGCCGGATATCAACGGCATCGCCAGCGTGATGAGCGTCGTGTTGCCGGGCAAGAACGCTCACCCAGTGGTCGCGATGGTCAGTAACCGAACCTACGGCCTGAACTCCGCGGTCGGGGAAACCATGCAGCCGCAACCCTTTTCGCTCGCCGGCGACGGTGCGGGCTCGATCTTCAAGATCTTCACGACGGCCGCCGCGCTGGACATGGGCATGGGCATCAGCGCCAACCTCGACGCCCCCGCGCGCTTCGAGGCGAAAGGCCTCGGCAGTGGCGGCGCCAAAGGCTGCCCGCGGGACACCTGGTGTGTGCAGAACGACGGCAACTATCGCGGATCGATGAGCGTCACCGATGCGCTGGCCCAGTCGCCCAACACCGCGTTCGCCAAGCTGATTTCCCAGGTCGGCGTGCAGCGCACGGTCGACATGGCCGTCAAACTGGGCCTGCGTTCTTACGCCGAGCCCGGTACCGCGCGTCCGTACGATCCGGAGACCAACGAGAGCCTCGCCGACTTCATCAAGCGGCAAAATCTCGGATCGTTCACGCTGGGTCCCATTCAGGTCAACGCGCTCGAGTTGTCCAACGTCGCGGCCACGCTGGCCTCCGGTGGTACCTGGTGCCCGCCCAACCCGGTCGACAAGCTCTACGACCGCAACGGCAACGAGGTCTCGGTCACCACCGAGACCTGCGATCAGGTCGTGCCGGAAGGCTTGGCCAACACTCTGTCCAACGCGCTGAGCAAGGACGCCGTCAACGGTACCGCGGCAGGATCGGCCCGCGCGGTGGGCTGGGACCTGCCTACTTCGGGCAAGACCGGCACCACCGAGGCACACCGGTCCTCGGGTTTCCTCGGCTACACCAACCGCTATGCGGCGGCCGCCTACATCTACGACGACTCCACCACCCCGTCCGATCTGTGTTCCTACCCGCTGCGGCAGTGCAGCGACGGCAACCTCTACGGCGGTAACGAACCCGCCAAGACCTGGTTCACGGCGATGAAGCCGATTGCGACGAGCTTCGGCGACGTCGCGCTCCCGCCCACCGATCCGCGCTACGTCGACGGCGGCCCTGGCTCCCGGGTGCCAACCGTGTCGGGCCTGACGCAGGACGCGGCGCGCACCCGCCTGAAGGAATCCGGTTTCCAGGTGGCCGACCAGGCCAGCCCGGTCAACAGCACGTCGCCGGCCGGCACGGTGGTCGGCACGTCGCCGGGCGGCCAGACGATTCCCGGCTCGATCATCACGATCCAGATCAGCAACGGCATCCCGCCTGCCCCGCCGCCGCCTCCGCCTGGAGCTCCGCCGATACCGGGGGTCGACGGGGCGCCGTTCGGGCAGACCGTCGTCGAGATCCCCGGACTCCCGCCGATCACCGTTCCGCTGCTGGCCCCGCCTCCGCCGCCACCATGA
- a CDS encoding PLP-dependent cysteine synthase family protein — protein sequence MTSVAAHTRPRGWVDNAIRLIEADSRRSADTHLLRYPLPASWSGGVDIALYLKDESTHITGSLKHRLARSLFLYGLCNGWIGEHTTVVEASSGSTAVSEAYFAALLGLPFVAVMTASTSASKVKLIEAQGGRCHFVDEPGEVYTAAQRIAEETGGHYLDQFTNAERATDWRGNNNIAESIYDQMSAERHPIPTWIVVGAGTGGTSATIGRYVRYRRHETKLCVVDPENSAFFPSYAHGRDVVTGAPSRIEGIGRPRVEPSFLPEIVDRMVSVPDAASIAAAHHVSRVLGRRVGPSTGTNVWGAFGLLAEMVATGVGGSVVTLIADSGDRYADTYYNADWLAGHNLNPGEHADALAEFERSCGWVWSGSSTTS from the coding sequence ATGACTTCGGTCGCCGCACACACCCGGCCGCGCGGCTGGGTGGACAACGCAATCCGTCTGATCGAGGCCGATAGCCGGCGCAGCGCGGACACCCATCTACTGCGATACCCGCTACCGGCGTCGTGGAGCGGCGGTGTGGACATCGCGCTGTATCTCAAGGACGAGTCGACGCACATCACCGGCAGTCTCAAACACCGGCTGGCCCGGTCGCTGTTTCTGTACGGGTTGTGCAACGGCTGGATCGGCGAGCACACCACGGTCGTCGAGGCCTCCTCAGGATCGACAGCGGTGTCCGAGGCCTACTTCGCCGCGTTGTTGGGACTGCCGTTCGTCGCCGTGATGACCGCCTCGACGAGCGCGTCGAAGGTGAAGCTGATCGAGGCGCAGGGCGGACGGTGTCATTTCGTCGACGAGCCCGGCGAGGTGTACACGGCGGCTCAGCGAATCGCCGAGGAGACCGGTGGCCACTACCTGGACCAGTTCACCAACGCCGAGCGGGCCACCGACTGGCGGGGCAACAACAATATCGCCGAGTCGATCTACGACCAGATGAGTGCCGAACGCCATCCGATCCCGACGTGGATCGTGGTGGGCGCCGGCACCGGGGGCACCAGCGCCACGATCGGGCGCTATGTCCGGTATCGACGCCATGAAACGAAGTTGTGCGTGGTCGACCCGGAGAACTCGGCGTTCTTCCCGTCCTACGCGCACGGCCGCGACGTCGTCACCGGAGCACCGTCGCGAATCGAGGGCATCGGGCGTCCGCGCGTCGAGCCGTCGTTCCTGCCGGAGATCGTCGACCGCATGGTGAGCGTTCCCGATGCCGCATCGATCGCGGCAGCACATCACGTCTCGCGCGTATTGGGCCGTCGCGTCGGGCCCTCGACGGGAACGAACGTCTGGGGCGCGTTCGGCCTGTTGGCCGAGATGGTCGCGACCGGGGTCGGCGGCTCGGTGGTCACCCTGATCGCCGACAGCGGCGACCGATACGCCGACACGTACTACAACGCCGACTGGTTAGCGGGTCACAACCTCAACCCCGGCGAGCACGCAGACGCACTGGCCGAGTTCGAACGATCCTGCGGCTGGGTCTGGTCCGGCTCGTCGACGACGTCGTAG
- a CDS encoding HemK2/MTQ2 family protein methyltransferase has product MTILYPDLQSSVAVVPGVYAPQHDSQLLIEAMTLTGAVTGRRVVDLCTGSGVIAIAAAQLGAHSVTAFDICPKAVRCATANADDAGVGVDARLGTWGDALAAGPFDLVVSNPPYVPTSPDAHLEDISAEVGPPTAWNAGVDGRQVLNPLCDSAAELLSDWGTMLIVQSEFSDTEQSLARLRGTGLDADVVLSQVIPFGPVLSARALWMEKIGMLPAGRREEEIVVIRAEKR; this is encoded by the coding sequence TTGACCATTCTCTACCCCGACCTTCAAAGTTCGGTTGCCGTTGTTCCTGGCGTGTATGCGCCGCAACATGATTCGCAATTGCTCATCGAAGCCATGACCCTCACTGGCGCAGTTACCGGCCGCCGTGTCGTCGATCTCTGCACGGGAAGCGGCGTGATCGCGATCGCGGCCGCACAATTGGGAGCCCACAGTGTTACCGCATTCGATATCTGCCCCAAGGCAGTTCGATGTGCGACCGCCAACGCCGACGACGCCGGCGTCGGTGTCGACGCTCGGCTGGGTACTTGGGGAGATGCTCTCGCGGCCGGTCCCTTTGACCTCGTGGTCTCCAATCCGCCTTACGTACCAACGAGTCCCGACGCACACCTCGAGGACATCTCTGCCGAAGTGGGCCCGCCCACGGCATGGAATGCCGGTGTCGACGGCCGCCAGGTGCTCAATCCGCTGTGCGACTCGGCTGCCGAACTACTCAGTGACTGGGGAACGATGCTCATTGTCCAGTCGGAGTTTTCGGACACCGAGCAGTCGCTGGCCCGGTTGCGTGGCACAGGACTGGACGCGGACGTCGTTCTCAGCCAGGTCATTCCGTTCGGGCCGGTGCTGAGCGCCCGGGCATTGTGGATGGAGAAGATCGGTATGCTTCCTGCCGGAAGGCGGGAGGAGGAAATCGTGGTGATTCGCGCGGAAAAGCGGTGA
- a CDS encoding iron-containing redox enzyme family protein: MTLAPTVVEPRLPEARGPVSMAVLELLTERAPRNHLHRIDVSLHDSDPYGVDIQLALYVCYELHYRGFTGVDPGWEWNPGLLHLRAQLEEMFLTAVQRDVGDIGPEDTADAEMAKLTVEPAGGTGPSYFLRSKGTWEQMQEYFVHRSLYHLKEGDPHAWAIPRLTGLAKAAFVAIEFDEFGGGRSDHVHQQLFADLMVAAGLDASYLGYIDAVPTESLAVVNLMSLFGLHRAYRGAAIGHFASTEITSSPGSRRLVDAMERMGAPDTCARFYREHVEADAVHEQVVRTDVVGDLVSREPALDRDVVFGIRAHLMVEDRLADHLMRCWTSGRSSLRRPLSS, from the coding sequence GTGACGCTTGCTCCCACAGTTGTAGAACCGCGCCTCCCCGAAGCTCGTGGCCCGGTGTCGATGGCGGTCCTCGAGCTTCTCACCGAACGCGCGCCCCGCAATCATCTGCACCGGATCGACGTGTCACTGCATGACTCCGATCCCTACGGCGTCGACATCCAGCTCGCGCTCTACGTCTGCTACGAGCTGCACTACCGCGGATTCACCGGCGTCGACCCGGGCTGGGAGTGGAACCCGGGACTGCTGCATCTGCGCGCCCAACTCGAAGAGATGTTCCTGACGGCTGTGCAGCGCGATGTCGGTGACATCGGCCCCGAAGACACCGCCGATGCCGAGATGGCGAAGCTGACGGTAGAGCCGGCCGGCGGCACCGGACCGTCCTACTTCCTGCGCAGCAAGGGCACCTGGGAGCAGATGCAGGAGTATTTCGTACATCGCTCGCTCTACCACCTCAAGGAGGGCGACCCGCACGCATGGGCCATCCCCCGGCTGACCGGCCTGGCCAAGGCGGCGTTCGTGGCCATCGAGTTCGACGAATTCGGTGGTGGCAGAAGCGATCACGTGCATCAGCAGCTTTTCGCCGACCTCATGGTCGCCGCCGGCCTGGACGCGAGTTACCTCGGCTACATCGACGCGGTGCCCACCGAGTCGCTCGCTGTGGTGAACCTGATGTCACTGTTCGGCCTGCACCGCGCCTATCGGGGCGCCGCGATCGGACACTTCGCCTCCACCGAGATCACCTCGTCGCCGGGGTCGCGCCGACTGGTCGATGCCATGGAGCGCATGGGTGCGCCGGACACCTGCGCACGGTTCTACCGTGAGCATGTGGAGGCTGACGCCGTGCACGAGCAGGTGGTGCGTACTGACGTCGTCGGCGACCTGGTGAGCCGAGAGCCGGCGCTGGACCGGGATGTCGTCTTCGGAATCCGGGCCCACCTGATGGTGGAGGACCGGCTCGCCGATCACCTGATGCGCTGCTGGACCAGCGGGCGCAGCTCGCTACGCCGGCCGCTCAGTAGCTGA
- a CDS encoding metallophosphoesterase has protein sequence MAVPSAVKSSALVAAGSAALAVGYATVIERNAFVVREVTMPVLSPGSTPLRVLHLSDIHMRPAQRHKQAWLRELARWEPDLVVNTGDNLSHPKAVPAVVQAVGDLLSVPGVFVFGSNDYFAPKFKNPARYLYDSNGRIHGKPLPWQDLRAAFTERGWLDLTHNRRDFEVAGLTIAAAGVDDPHLGRDRYDTIAGPPSPAANLTLGVAHAPYTRVLDRFAADGYQLIMAGHTHGGQLCVPFYGALVTNCDLDRSRVKGASRWGADTALHVSAGIGTGPFAPFRFCCRPEATLLTLVAAPTGGHDETRSVVRSSPTASVR, from the coding sequence ATGGCTGTGCCGTCCGCTGTGAAGTCGTCCGCCCTCGTGGCCGCCGGCTCGGCCGCGCTTGCGGTCGGCTACGCCACGGTGATCGAACGCAACGCGTTCGTCGTTCGCGAAGTGACCATGCCGGTGCTGTCGCCCGGCTCCACGCCGTTGCGGGTGCTGCACCTCAGCGATATCCATATGCGCCCGGCGCAGCGGCACAAGCAGGCCTGGCTGCGTGAACTCGCCCGCTGGGAGCCCGACCTGGTGGTCAACACCGGCGACAACCTGTCCCACCCCAAGGCCGTGCCCGCGGTGGTGCAGGCAGTCGGGGACCTGTTGTCGGTGCCGGGTGTCTTCGTGTTCGGCAGCAACGACTACTTCGCCCCGAAGTTCAAGAACCCCGCACGGTACCTGTACGACAGCAACGGTCGTATCCACGGCAAGCCGCTGCCCTGGCAGGACCTGCGCGCGGCGTTCACCGAGCGCGGCTGGCTGGATCTGACCCACAACCGCCGCGACTTCGAGGTGGCCGGGCTGACGATCGCCGCCGCCGGCGTCGACGACCCGCATCTGGGCCGGGACCGCTACGACACCATCGCCGGGCCGCCGTCACCTGCGGCCAACCTGACCCTCGGCGTCGCGCACGCGCCCTACACCCGGGTGCTCGACCGCTTTGCCGCCGACGGCTATCAGCTGATCATGGCCGGCCACACGCACGGCGGACAGTTGTGCGTGCCGTTCTACGGCGCCTTGGTCACCAACTGCGATCTGGACCGCTCACGCGTCAAGGGTGCCTCGCGGTGGGGCGCCGACACCGCCCTGCACGTGTCGGCAGGCATCGGCACCGGGCCGTTCGCGCCGTTCCGGTTCTGCTGCCGTCCCGAGGCCACGCTGCTGACTTTGGTGGCCGCGCCGACCGGCGGGCATGACGAGACGCGAAGCGTGGTGCGGTCCAGCCCCACCGCCTCGGTGCGGTGA